TCCGAATAGCTATCTTCGCCATTATAATAACTATAGTTCATTTTCACACTTCCAATATACTCAATCATCTTGCCCCTTCCTTTCGAAATCTGAAATGAGGATCGTTGAGTTCATATCAAAGAAGCCCACACTATTCTTATTAGATATAACGTGAAGATTCATAATATCGTACAATCTATGAAAAACAACAAAGTCATTCCCTTCATAGCACGTGCAACCTAATGAAATTAAGTAGTCTCCACCTTGAAGATCATTGTTTTGGGTGAAACTAATTTCGATAATTTTCTCAGGTACTACCTTGTCAATGTTTACAGATTCTAACATTGTATTCGTGCCTGTTATTTCCGTTCCTCTCGCATCCTTGATGCTAAAGGCAAAAATAGGATCTCTTATGTCGTTATTGAAGCGAATTCTCATTTTAATTTTAAAAAACTTTCCTTTCAAAACTACATTCGTTAAATCATTATTGTGATCAAAAATGGCGAAATCTAAAATTTCAGCTCGTTTGTCACCATATTCCGAATAACCTGGATTAATGTTAAGTTTATCTTTCCATATTTCGTTATTATCCCCACTATGTTTAGATAATGAAGATTCACTACTATTATTGGTATCATACATACCAACTAATATTTTCTTATATATATCAATCATAGGGCCAGGTAGACCTTCTTCAACAATTTCGCCTTCGTTCATTACAATTACACGTTCACAGTATTTCATAATGCTGCTCATATCATGAGTAACAAAGAGAATTGTTTTACCTTGCTCTTTAAACTCTGAAAATTTTTTAAAACACTTTGCTTGAAAAAAAATATCCCCCACAGACAATGCCTCATCCACAATAAGGATTTCCGGTTCAACATTAATCGCAACCGCAAAGGCTAACCTAACAAACATTCCACTAGAATAGGTTCTGACAGGCTGGTAAATAAAATCACCGATATCCGCAAACTGAATAATATCATCCATTTTAGCATCCATTTCTTCTTTACTGAATCCCATCATAGTACCATTCAAATACACATTTTCGATCCCTGAAAAATCCGGATTGAATCCTGCACCTAGCTCTAACAAAGCAGATATTTTCCCACGAACCTGGACGTCTCCAGTAGTAGGCGATAACACACCTGTTACAATTTTCAGCAAAGTGGATTTCCCTGATCCATTTTTACCGATAATCCCTACTGATTCACCTTTATTAATTTGAAATGAAAGGTTATTCAAAGCAAAAAATTCTTTATGATAACTTTTTTTCATTGGATGAAGCGACTCTTTTAACCGATCTGAGGGATTAGAGTATAACTTGTATATTTTCGTCAGTTCTTTTACATCTATTATTGGGGTCATCATAGTATCTCCTACACAAATCATTTTATAAAACATCTGCAAAATGAGGTTTTAATTTCTTAAATATGACTAAGCCTACTGAAAGGAAAATTACGCAAACAATCCAAAAATAAAGAGTTTGAAAGGGTTTTTCCCAGAACCAATTGTTATACAAAAAGGTGTCTCTAAATCCTTCAGCAATATAGTAGAAAGGATTTAACTTAAACAGGAATTGATAGTTGGCTGGAGCAATATCCAAGCTCCACACAATAGGAGTTAGCCAAAAACCAATTTGTATTATCACAGAAACGATTTGTGCAATATCTTTAAAAAACGGCAGTATTGACGCGGTTATAAAGGTTACACCTAATAGTAAAACAATTGTACAGACAACGTAATATATTAATTGCAACCATGATAAAGTTGGCATAACTCCGTAAATAAATAAAATAGCTATAAAAAATACAATAAAAAATAAATGTATAAATAGAGCCGAAAAGATTTTTATAATTGGGAGTATACTAATTTTAAATACTACTTTCTTGACTAAAAAGCTATACTCGGAAAAACTCAATGTTGCATTCATAAAGGCTTCTGAAAAAAAGAACCACGGCACCATTCCACAGATCAGCCATAATACAAAGGGGTATCCCTCCGGTGTACTACCGCTTCTAAATCCAATTGCAAAAACAAACCAATACAGCAAAATTGTTATAACTGGATTTACAAATGCCCAAATAGCTCCAAAGTAGGACCCCTTAAATCTTTTGTTAAAATCATTTTTTGATAGATCTATAATCAGTCTTCTTTTAGAAATGTACTCTTTCAAATAGCTCACTGCTCAAGCATCCCCTAACTAATAACTATATCATTGATATTTGTTTTATAAATTTCAACTAAACAACATTCTATGCTAAAATATTGACGTATCTACAAGAAAAGGAGATTGTAAACCTTGTCGAATCCAGTATACGGGAAACAGGCCAAAACGTCGACCCGTGACGATAAAAGGCCGGCTATATTATGGGTGTTAATTGTTGGGATTATTCTGTTTTTAGTTTGGGCCCCCTTTCAGGCTGCACTTTTTAATGGGCAAATGCTCGAATTTGAGAAGCCTCTGTATGGGGCTTTGATCATCAGCATGATTCTATTGATTTTGGGAATCGCAACCTATTATAAGAAATTCAAATTAGAAGATCAAAGAGACTGGTTGGCGGTGCTTGTTATCTTACTTCCGCTGACGTTCGTGCTCTCATTGATTTCTGCTGCTTCTCATTATCTCGCGATGAACATGGTAGTGGTGCAGTGCATCTATGCCTCGTTCTTCATCATTACATTGTACGCCTTGCGAGATCGGTTGAGCAACCAGATCATCCAAACCGCGATTATGACCGTAGCTTATATTATTATAGGCTTTGGCCTCATCAACTGGTTTGGACAGTGGGTATTGGCCGGGCGACTCGTGGATTGG
The Paenibacillus peoriae DNA segment above includes these coding regions:
- a CDS encoding ABC transporter ATP-binding protein, translated to MTPIIDVKELTKIYKLYSNPSDRLKESLHPMKKSYHKEFFALNNLSFQINKGESVGIIGKNGSGKSTLLKIVTGVLSPTTGDVQVRGKISALLELGAGFNPDFSGIENVYLNGTMMGFSKEEMDAKMDDIIQFADIGDFIYQPVRTYSSGMFVRLAFAVAINVEPEILIVDEALSVGDIFFQAKCFKKFSEFKEQGKTILFVTHDMSSIMKYCERVIVMNEGEIVEEGLPGPMIDIYKKILVGMYDTNNSSESSLSKHSGDNNEIWKDKLNINPGYSEYGDKRAEILDFAIFDHNNDLTNVVLKGKFFKIKMRIRFNNDIRDPIFAFSIKDARGTEITGTNTMLESVNIDKVVPEKIIEISFTQNNDLQGGDYLISLGCTCYEGNDFVVFHRLYDIMNLHVISNKNSVGFFDMNSTILISDFERKGQDD
- a CDS encoding ABC transporter permease, translating into MSYLKEYISKRRLIIDLSKNDFNKRFKGSYFGAIWAFVNPVITILLYWFVFAIGFRSGSTPEGYPFVLWLICGMVPWFFFSEAFMNATLSFSEYSFLVKKVVFKISILPIIKIFSALFIHLFFIVFFIAILFIYGVMPTLSWLQLIYYVVCTIVLLLGVTFITASILPFFKDIAQIVSVIIQIGFWLTPIVWSLDIAPANYQFLFKLNPFYYIAEGFRDTFLYNNWFWEKPFQTLYFWIVCVIFLSVGLVIFKKLKPHFADVL